The Bacillota bacterium DNA window GAAACCTTCTTGGCCGCAAGCACCTTGCAAGAGTTGCTGGAGCAACTGGCCTTAGAGCATAGGTCTCGTTTCCACCAGGCGGTCTATGGCCCCGACGGCGTTAGTGATGAAGCTATTATCTTGGTGAATGGCCGCCACCTGGAACACTTACCGGAAGGTCTGAAAACAAAGCTCAGCCCAAATGATACCGTAGCTATCTTTCCTTTAGTAGGCGGCGGTTAAACAAAACCGGGCAGTCGTCCTTGCGGGCTGACTGCCCGGTTTTAATCTGGTGGATCGATAATCTTTTCCGGTCTCCCAGCAGCAGCGACAACTTA harbors:
- a CDS encoding MoaD family protein; translated protein: MVTVRFFATIRKITGEKETFLAASTLQELLEQLALEHRSRFHQAVYGPDGVSDEAIILVNGRHLEHLPEGLKTKLSPNDTVAIFPLVGGG